AGCGATTAAACCAGTTTTTTCATCGTTCAGTTTATTTTGTAAGTGATGCATGGCCCACATGGCAACGATAATGGCCACAATGGCAAGAGCAATAGATAAGCCACTGAGGAGAGTATGATTTTTTCGTTGAGCTGTATTCTTATTTTGGGAGGTTTGTTTTTGGGGCTCTATAGTTGGATTTTGTTTTATTGGCTTAGTTTCTTTTTTGTGTTCTTCACTGCTATTGGCCATGGATTAATCCTTGATAATAGTCTAATAATGTATTCATTATCCCATTGGGATGGCTTATTATAATTTTTTTCATGCCAAATAATGCGGCTGATTTGGCAAGGCGGTCACTAATAACCAGGCTTGGTTTTTCTTGTAGCCAGTTGTGCGCTTCTTCACTAAATATCTTAAAAAGATTGTGTATCGATTGCTCGCTTGTTAACAGTATAATATCCACTAAGTCTTCTCGCCATAAAGAATTGATAAATTCCTGGCGAATTTGCGGAATGCCCCTTTTATAAACATTGATGGGAATTACATGAGCCCCTTTCTGTAATAATCCCTCTGCTATAAGCGTTCTCCCTCCTTCGCCCTTAAATAGTAACACGGTTTGGTTTTTAATTTGTTGTAAAGAGGAAATATTGAGTAAGTGCTCGCTGTCAGGTACTTCAGGAATGTGATGGACTGGAATATTAAACTCACTAAGTGCTTTTGCACTGCCATGACCAATGGCAATTACTTTTATTGAAGTAGGCCAATCGAGATGATGTAACTTTAGTTGGGTAAAACAATGATAAACGGCATTAGCACTAATAAAAATGGCTTGATTCACGTTATACAGATTAGGTAGGGCATTT
This Legionella fallonii LLAP-10 DNA region includes the following protein-coding sequences:
- a CDS encoding uroporphyrinogen-III synthase, whose amino-acid sequence is MNKTLKGVRVLNTRPTNQAHELSKNIIAEGGVAIECPTLEIQATNNAWINALPNLYNVNQAIFISANAVYHCFTQLKLHHLDWPTSIKVIAIGHGSAKALSEFNIPVHHIPEVPDSEHLLNISSLQQIKNQTVLLFKGEGGRTLIAEGLLQKGAHVIPINVYKRGIPQIRQEFINSLWREDLVDIILLTSEQSIHNLFKIFSEEAHNWLQEKPSLVISDRLAKSAALFGMKKIIISHPNGIMNTLLDYYQGLIHGQ